CAAGGCAGGTTATAAACTTGCCTCCTTGGCTTTTAACAGTAATTgttcacattcattttcttttgtcctaGCCCATAAATATGTGCCCCGTTCTATCTTGGTGGACCTGGAACCTGGTACAATGGACAGTGTACGGTCTAGCAAAATAGGCCCACTCTTTCGACCTGACAATTTTATCCATGGTATGTACAGCCTGCTGTCAGCAAAGTAACTGGAGTCAGCTGTCCCAGAATGGCCTTTTAACTCCCAGCTTGGTGGCTGTTCTTTCTGTTCACAGGTAATTCAGGTGCTGGGAACAACTGGGCTAAGGGCCACTACACAGAAGGCGCTGAACTGATTGAAAACGTCATGGATGTGGTCAGGAATGAGTGTGAGAGCTGTGATTGCCTTCAGGGATTCCAGCTCATCCATTCGCTTGGTGGTGGCACAGGCTCAGGTATGGGCACACTCCTCATCAACAAAATCAGAGAAGAATATCCTGACAGGATTATGAACACTTTCAGTGTTGTTCCTTCACCCAAAGTATCCGACACAGTCGTAGAGCCATATAATGCCATCCTCTCCATCCACCAACTAATCGAGAATACAGATGAAACCTTTTGCATTGACAATGAAGCTCTATATGATATATGTTTCAGAACTTTAAAGCTCACCAATCCCACCTACGGTGACCTCAACCACTTAGTGTCCCTAACGATGAGTGGTGTCACAACTTCACTCCGTTTTCCCGGTCAGCTGAATGCAGATCTGAGGAAGCTGGCTGTTAACATGGTGCCCTTTCCTCGCCTGCATTTCTTTATGCCAGGCTTTGCTCCACTGACAGCTCGAGGCAGCCAGCAGTACCGAGCCCTCTCAGTGCCGGAGCTTACTCAACAAATGTTTGATGCACGCAACATGATGGCAGCCTGCGACCCTCGTCGTGGACGTTACTTGACGGTGGCATGCATCTTCAGAGGCCGAATGTCTACCAAGGAAGTGGATGAGCAGTTGTTGGCTATCCAGACCAAGAATAGTTCCTACTTTGTGGAGTGGATCCCTAATAATGTCAAAGTGGCTGTGTGTGACATACCACCACGAGGCCTGAAGATGGCGGCTACCTTTATTGGCAATAACACAGCCATTCAGGAGCTCTTCATCAGGGTTTCAGAACAGTTCTCGGCTAtgttcagaagaaaagcatttctccaCTGGTACACAGGTGAAGGCATGGATGAGATGGagttttcagaagcagaaggtAATACCAATGACCTTGTGTCCGAGTACCAACAGTACCAGGATGCCACTGCAGATGTTGAGGAATATGAAGAGGTAGAAGCAGAAGCCAGCCCCGAAAAGGAAGCACAGTagaagagaatcatagaatagttagggttggaaaggaccttgagatcatccagttccaactcccctgccataggcagggacacctcacactaaaccatcccacccaaggcttcgtccaacctggccttgaacactgccagggatggagcactcacaacctccctgggcagcccattccagtgcctcaccaccctaacaggaaagaatttcctccttatatccaatctaaacttcccgtttaactcgttaccccttgtgctgtcactacagtccctgacgaagagtccctccccagcatccctataggcccccctcagatactggaaggctgctatgaggtctccacacagccttctcttctccaggctgaacagccccagctttctcagcctgtcttcatacgggaggtgctccagtcccctgatcatcctcgtggccctcctctggacttgttccaacagttccatgtcctttttatgttgaggacatcagaactgcacacaatacttcaagtgaGGTAAAAACAATGGCAATATCAAAACATTCTCCAAATAAGCCTGTTGACACTCactaaaaaaaagcaataaccATCACCTGCAGACCGAAAATAACACCTTTCTGAAGAATTCTCAGCATCCGGCCAAAATATATCCAATATTACAATACAGTGCTTTTGAAATTAAGGGCAGCTGTGCTTCACTCTCCTAAACAACTGTTGACACTGACTTGCTCTCAAAAAAGATTCACTGCGAAGACAAGTTGTCTCCTAACAGCCTTTCTTGTATTCACCTTCTGAAGACTATTGCCTGATACCGAATTTAATATACAGCCTCTGTGcctgtgtataaatatatacgAGGATCAtaagcaacagcaaaacatgCTACCAACTCATCAATGTATTTATTCTCAGGTAAACAGTCCCTGTTTTGTTTGTGACCTTGTTAGTGTTTCAGGACCACGCACACACCTGTACggcctgcaaaagcagcattgtCTCTTTCATTACACACTTCACAGACTGATGTAGCTCTGCAGACAAGTGCAGTTCCTTAAGTtgcaggaggagaagagaggaaacaaCACAGGGCAAAAGACTGATTATGCATATTCACacttttttaaaagtactttaatAGTTCTATCACATTGCTGGCTTATATTATTGCAGAGCTTGTATTCATTATGCTTGTGTggtttgtttctatttcaaaCTATAGATTGACTTATTAATTATTAGCATACAGTGTTATGGACACTGTGTAAATATCTtggtctggtttggtttttttctcatgtattAACTAAACTACTGTAAATTTTCTTCCTATCAGTACTACAAAGTGGAAAGAATGGTTTGCAGCTAGTTAGGTCTAAGTTCAACAGCAATCACTGAATCAAATGCGTATcttaatttcagagaaaaagttTCTTGCCATTCACAGCCATTTACTTTACAATGTATTTATaacattctttaaaataaaaattatatattattccataaaatacattaatactTGAAACACTTGATAGACAAAAATCAGTTTATTCTTGTAACATGAGGAAATTGAGTTGGGTGTTATTTATACTCTTAGAAGAGAGAGTTTATTATACTGTTAAGAACATAATTCCTCCTGTTTGAGACACCACGTCTTATGGGGAGGGAgaccttcccctagagcaggctggtccaagccccatccagcctggcctttaacgttgccaaggatggggcagccacagcttctctgggcaccctgtgccagcgcctcagcacccttcacagggaagaacttctgctttATATCTAATCCAagcctcccctctgtcagtttaatcCCCCCTTACCCTTTCGCTACAGGAccttgtccaaagcctctcGCCAGGTTCCTTGTAGCcactttaggcactggagctgctctaaggtctccccttcaggagccttctcttctccaggctgacccagcccagctctctcagcctggctcaagagcagagctgctccagcctttgcagcatctccgtggcttcctctggacctcctccagcagctccacatccttcttatgctgatGGTTTAGGCATAACCTTTAGCTGCATCAAACTGATTTTGACCATTTGTTTTGTTCTAAGCACAAGTGGAATTTGAACACCACAATGACAGAGAATTTTAAAGCCAACTACTCAGCACTTCCAGCATGAACCAGCAGAAGTACTTTTAATTAGTGAAATTATATGCCTATATTCCCTGTTGACATAGGTTTTAGcaaataatacttttttctgaagttaaaatCATTGGAGTAGGCAGAAACGTTTTAAACAAGGATTAAATCTTATTTATGTACTTGAAATATTGCCCTGAAATCCAGCAAGAGATGTGCCTTAAACATATGTTGCTACTAAATAGCAGACTGTGATAggaacattattttattttaacacaaGTGAAAGATGAATGTCTCTGCAAAACAGACCACTTCGTTTTAAGAGGAAAACTACTTCCCACACATGCATTTGTTTAACAGATATTACATTTATTAGCATGCTGATGTGTATATAGAGGCAAGTTTTACAATTAATGTGGTGACATTATATTGCAGAGTCTTGAGCTTGTCCACAGCTTTGCCATTTGGTGCTACGAGTATTCACCACACATCAGTTCCTATGAGagatttaaaatacaagttACTACATTCAAGAAGATGCACAAGGTATGCTTCGAACAAAAGGCAGTAATGTTTAATCTCAGCCCAAGAATAATAGAAGCTGTAAGAGATTTCAGCTGCTCATGATGTATGCAGGGTCACAAATAAAGGTAAAGCATCTATCTTTCACATGTAGTAGGTAACCCTTACACAAATAAATCTGCTGGTTCGAAGAAGCAGCAGTTCAGGGAGGCTTAGTGAAGAGACAGGAAACCTCCACGTGTTACTATAGAAACCCAGCAGTTCTGTGCTAATTCTCTAACATCTTTGACCAGACCAAAGCCATTCCAAGCAGGTGCTGGTGAACAGAACATCTCACTTTACCGAGCTAATGAGACGAAGCAGTTTCCTCTCCAATACAGAGTCTGGCTGCAGGCACCCGCACACGTCAGTGCCAGCAGTCCGCCCGGGTTTCGCGCACGGAGATCGCAACTGCTCTTCCACACACAGCATGCGATGAGCCACGCAGTTACCCCCGCGCGCAGCCCACACTGGGACACCTGCACGGGAGCTGCACTGCAGCCCCCGGCCCGCTCACCTGCCTTACGGCTTACTCCTTCTTGGGCTTCACGGTTTTCACCGTGGCCACTGCCGCCCTCTCTGCCTCCGCTTTGTACTGAGGCTTCATCGCCGCCCTCACCGCCTGGGCGCAGATCTGCGAAAACCGGATGTAACTACAACGGAGAGAAAACGCCGGTGAGAGCCACCCCCTGCCCGAATCTCGCACCCCCGCCAGGAAGGAAGCCTCGAGAGAAGCCcggcggccgcggggcgggTACCTGAGCCCGGCCTGCCGCCAGTACGCCACCATCGCTGCAGGCCGCGGCTCACCCACACCGCAACAAGGTCAGCGCTCGCCGGAAGGGGACACGCCGCAGCGCTGCTCTCTAGCCAATCAACAACCAGGAGTGATGCTTCCTCCAATCGGAATCCGATGTACCTCAGGGAATCTGACCAACGGCATCTACTCAGTCGCTTCTCCAGTCAGAAGCGCTCTCCTCCGGCAGCGACCAATCACAAGGCTGAGCAGTGACTCCCCGCCCGTCTCTCTGGGGCGCCCCGCCCGCGGTGTTTCCCGCACCGTCCCGCCGCCCCGGCGTGCTTTCCCCGGTGGGAGCTGCTTGGGCCCTTGCCGGTTGGGGAAGGCCTCAGCTGCGCTTTCGAACGCGGTCAGCGGGGTCGTGCCGTCCAAAGCGTGCGGGTGTGCGAGGTCTTCGTGATTCAGAGCAGGTAATTCGCCAGGAACACAGCACGCATTAGTTAACTGGAGAGCAGAAGTTAGAACCCGGCTCCTCCATGAGCCTAACGGCTGGTTACATGGCACTTACGTTACATACTAACTCATTCCTGAGTAGTCCTGTTCTAATCTAAGAATCCAAGCAAGTGGTTAAAAGTGTGTATTTTTCCAGCTAAAAAAGTTGTTATCCCTCTATGCCATAAGGTCTTAGCTTTTTCTAGATAAgactaaagaagaaaatgttttgcaagCATGCAGAGGCAGTGCGCTATAAACAGACTCTTCAGGTGGGAGTTCTGGTCTGTGTGTGGCCAATCTGTGCTATGTTCAGAGGTTTGTCCTGTCAGACACGATGCCTTCGCATGGGATTGTTTGTGCATACACCTAaaatgctccagccctcgcagcatctcgatggcctcctctggccgcGCTCtgacagctccacatccctcgtGTACTGTTggcccagagctggatcaggaccgCAGGGAggttctccccagagcacagcagctgtTGTCCGGCTGCTCActctctgggggtgcagcccagcacacggagGGGTTCTAGGCTTGCAAGCACAAACTGacaggtcatggggagcttctcatcaaccggtacccccaagtcctcctgcTCTTAATCAGTTCTCCACCCAGCCTTTGTGCTTgggggattgccccaacccaggtgcaggaccttgcactcaaccttgctgaacttcatgaggttcccacctcacaagcctgtcAACGTCCTTGTgggtggcagagcagcagtcgcaaTACCGActcctgaggaacaccactcatcacGATGCTCCACATTGCATACAACACAAATAACTGCAGTACTTTCATTTATTGATAGAATGCATGTTAGAGACATATGCTATTTTATGCTAATGTCCAATGTTTTCATAGGTAAAACAGTTATCAGTAAGATTATTTTAAGTCTCATGGGCAGCCCAGGCCACAAATATACCTTGACAGAAAAAAGTTATGCTAGCAGAGTTGGACACCTTTCTTCCACCTATGTGTCCTTCTGTTCCTGCCCCATACCTTCTCTGGTTCCTCTCCCTACTCCTTATCTTACCTGCTCTTTTCcccctgttttcttttcccaccGCATCTCTCTCTGTACCTCCATGTGAAATGCCTCTGCCTGCAATTCTGTGCAATGCTCTCAGGTTTAAATCTATAATGGGAGACATACAACTTGAATGTAACTGTTTGTACATGTAGCTCTATTCACTATTTATTTCGTGGTCTTGACAGATAAAAATTcgtagactcatagaatagttggggttggaaaggaccttaagatcatccatttccagccccctgccatgggcagggacacctcacactaaaccatctcacccaaggctctgtccaacctgtccgtgaacaccaccagggatggagcatttacaacttccctgggcaacccattccagtgcctcaccaccctaacagtaaagaatttattccttacatcccaatctaaacttcctctgtttaagttttaacccattaccccttgtcctatcactacagtccctaatgaatagtccatccccagcatccctatagcccccttcagatagtggaaggctTGAATTAAATCAAGCATTTATTAATCAGCatgaattaaaaacattaaaccTCTGGGAGAGGTACCATGCTGAGAcagaatggaaatgaaattaGTGACAGAAATTGTGCTCTAAAAAAAGTCCAGAATACATTTTGATGTTTATGCAGCTGTGAACAAGGCACCATTATAGATCTGTATGACCTGTTTTCATGCCCAGTTCTGTTTAGGTGCTAGGATATCTTTGTAAAGCCCTAAATTTTCCTCAGATAAGAACTTTGAGAGACAGAATTTTGGAAAGAGCACATAACAGAGGTAAGTTTAGAAAGATACAGGGAGGTTGCAGTGAGAAGGGACAtgtcaaaagggttagatgcaGAGATCAAAAGTAGCTGAAGCAGTACGATTAGCAACATCCAGAAATGTGGGAGTGGATAGGTCTGGGGGAACTAAAGATGTGAGATTAGAAATGTCCAAGGAAACTGACGAAGTGAGGGAAGAAGCATCCTGAAAGGTGAGATTAGAAACATCCAGAAAGGGTGTAGGAATGAGATTAGAAACATCCTCAGAGGTTGATGAAGATAATTCAGAGGAGCCTTGAAACATGAAATAGTTAAAATTGGTGAGATCTAGTGAGTCTGAAGAGCTTGAAGAGGTGTGCTCTGAGACACCTAGTGAGGGTGGAGGGATTGTATAGGAGTCCAAGGAGGCTGAGGAGTTTTGACTGGAAATAGCTGGGGAGGATGAAGAACTGACACTGGAGAGGTCTAGAGAGGGTGAAGAAGTAGGACTGGAGAAACCTGGGGAGGGTGACGAGGTGAGACTTGAGAGGTCTAAGGAGGCTAAAGAACTGTCACCAGAGTGATCCAGAGATCCTGATGAAGTGAGACTTGATAAGTCCAATGAAATTGAAGAGGTGAAACTAGAGTGCTCCCAGGAATCTGAGGAGGTGAGACTGGAGATCTCTAAGGAGACTGAAGAGGAGGTACTAGAGAAGTCTGAAGAGGCTGAAGATGTGAGACTTGAAAGGTCCAGAGATGATGAAGTGAGACTGGAGAAGTCCACAGAGGATGAAGAGCTCAGACTGGATAAATCCAAAGAATCTGAAAAGGGGATTTTAAAGAGTTCCAAGGAGGCTGAAGTCTTGACACTGGAGGGGTCCAGGGAGGCCAAAAAATTGAGACCAAGTAGGTCCAGGTAGATTGAAGAGATGACACTGAAAAGCCAAATAAATTCACAACATGACTGGTGTTAaatcagaagtattttaaactaAAGATCTCTAATAACATGCCAAAACAAGCCAGAAAGACATAATGAACCTAAATAATACTACTTTTGAAAATAACTAAGCATACAGTCTTCATCTTTATGTCTCTTAGCAGTTTCTCTTTTGGTACAGAAACCCCGTAGTAATAAGGCTCACAGACTTCAGTGCAGAAGTACAGAATCATACAGTGACTCTTCCTGatgattctaagaaaaatggcaaataaaccagtatttttatCTGCAGCATGTGCAAGATGTCTTTCGGGAAGCTAGCAGTATGCTAAACTGATTCTGTACctacaaaatacacatttcagcAACATCAATTCTActtgtttttcagagaaaaagaggttttaatacttttattttgcaCTTCTGGACATAAAACCTGTactaacagatttttttatctgTGGTTTGAacaatttaatgaaaatatccTCAAGAGAGGTTCTGATAGAAGGCAGACATCTAAATAAAAAGGGAACAGAACAGCTTATATTTCAGTTCATAAAGGTGCATCTAATTATAGTATGAGTAGATCAAGAGGCTGATCCTACAGCTGCCTTCTTTCATCTCAAGACTGTGCTATGGAGCACAGTAGTTGAAACCTGCTGTTGCCTTTCCAGACGTAGGCACAGCAATACACATAGCAATTTTTCAGAAAGTCATTACAACAGTATTTTATGGACCAAGAAAGTTAAAGATACACTTGAAAGATACAGGAGGCTGCAGCTTCTTAGGTGAATGCACCCAAGCTTTGCCCGTGTTATTACACAACTGATGTCTAGATGCATATATAATGGATTTAACATAATCACCATGGGTGGAACTCCCACTGAGGTCACCTCTTAACTGAAGCAGGTGTCTGCCTGTCTGACAGAAATAGTGTCTTCCTATGCACATACTAAAACTGGGGGGATTTAGCATAACACAAAATctaccaggaagaaaaaaaaaaactgcttATGTACCAATGATGAAACCCCTGAATACAGTTAATATTTATTCACAATGCGTCTATAATTTTAGAGTTCATGCAGTATGACTGTAATTCTATCAAGAGTACAATGTTTATagatcaaaaggcaaaagctaATTTTTCTTAACGTGTATAATTTGTGATGAAACAAGTCTGCTTACTGCCCTATATTcttaaacaatgaaaataagtaACCCCTTAAAAAATATCCCTTGCTGTCTAACACTATCATTTTGTGACTGACTTCAATCTTAAGTTTCTTAAGTGCATTGTAAGGAGAATAACAAACTATACAAAAAGCATATGACAATAGACGAAAAAGCCAGCATCAACATGATTTCCAACAAAGTATAAATTTCATC
This is a stretch of genomic DNA from Lathamus discolor isolate bLatDis1 chromosome 11, bLatDis1.hap1, whole genome shotgun sequence. It encodes these proteins:
- the TUBB1 gene encoding tubulin beta-1 chain isoform X1, with protein sequence MREIVHLQIGQCGNQIGSKFWEVISDEHGIDIAGNYYGGASLQLERINVYFNEAYSHKYVPRSILVDLEPGTMDSVRSSKIGPLFRPDNFIHGNSGAGNNWAKGHYTEGAELIENVMDVVRNECESCDCLQGFQLIHSLGGGTGSGMGTLLINKIREEYPDRIMNTFSVVPSPKVSDTVVEPYNAILSIHQLIENTDETFCIDNEALYDICFRTLKLTNPTYGDLNHLVSLTMSGVTTSLRFPGQLNADLRKLAVNMVPFPRLHFFMPGFAPLTARGSQQYRALSVPELTQQMFDARNMMAACDPRRGRYLTVACIFRGRMSTKEVDEQLLAIQTKNSSYFVEWIPNNVKVAVCDIPPRGLKMAATFIGNNTAIQELFIRVSEQFSAMFRRKAFLHWYTGEGMDEMEFSEAEGNTNDLVSEYQQYQDATADVEEYEEVEAEASPEKEAQ
- the TUBB1 gene encoding tubulin beta-1 chain isoform X2, which gives rise to MYRVWCKEQRGHRHGWGGEFWEVISDEHGIDIAGNYYGGASLQLERINVYFNEAYSHKYVPRSILVDLEPGTMDSVRSSKIGPLFRPDNFIHGNSGAGNNWAKGHYTEGAELIENVMDVVRNECESCDCLQGFQLIHSLGGGTGSGMGTLLINKIREEYPDRIMNTFSVVPSPKVSDTVVEPYNAILSIHQLIENTDETFCIDNEALYDICFRTLKLTNPTYGDLNHLVSLTMSGVTTSLRFPGQLNADLRKLAVNMVPFPRLHFFMPGFAPLTARGSQQYRALSVPELTQQMFDARNMMAACDPRRGRYLTVACIFRGRMSTKEVDEQLLAIQTKNSSYFVEWIPNNVKVAVCDIPPRGLKMAATFIGNNTAIQELFIRVSEQFSAMFRRKAFLHWYTGEGMDEMEFSEAEGNTNDLVSEYQQYQDATADVEEYEEVEAEASPEKEAQ
- the ATP5F1E gene encoding ATP synthase subunit epsilon, mitochondrial, with the protein product MVAYWRQAGLSYIRFSQICAQAVRAAMKPQYKAEAERAAVATVKTVKPKKE